From the Achromobacter xylosoxidans A8 genome, the window CCTGGGTATCCGCGTGGGCGAGCTGCCCGACAGCGCCAGCCTGGCCGCGCGCCGGCTGGGCATGCAGACAATGGGAATCGGAGCGTCTCCCGCCTACATCCAGGCGCACGGCCGTCCAACCACGGTGGACGAGCTGACGCAGCACTCCTGCATCGCCTACACGCACAACGGCATCGAGAGAGGCTGGACCGTGAAGGGAGCGGACGATCAGGTCATGCAGCTACGCTTGCGGCCGTGCCTGCGGCTGGACGACCTGCAAGCCATCGCGGATGCCGCCATCGCCGGTGCGGGGCTCGCCTGGCTGCCCTGCTGGATGCTGACGCACTATGTGCGCACCGGAGAGTTGGACGTGCTGATGCACGGCGACCGCCTGGCCGCGCAAGAGGTGCATGCGGTCTGGCCGCAAGCGCGCTACCTGCCGTCCAAGACACGCGCCGCCATTGATGCGCTGGCGGCGCGCGTGCCGGCCATGCTGGCCGCCTGAGCCGCTCAGCCGAACTTGCGGCGGGCGTCCAGCGCCAGGCCGGCGCCGATGCTGCCGAACAGGTCGCCTTCGACGCTGCGGGCGTCCGGCACCAGGGCCGAGACGGATTCGCGCAAGCGCGGCACGCGGCTGGAGCCGCCGGTGAAGAACACCGTGTCCACGTCGGACGTCGACACGCCGGCATCGCGCAGCAGCGCGCCCACCGTGGCCTCGACCTTCTCGATCAACCGGCCGACGCAGGCGTCGAACGACGGCCGTGTTACGTCCACGCCCAGCTCCGGCGCGATGCGCGACAGGTCGATGCGCGCGGCCGGCGTTTCCGACAGCGCAATCTTGGCCTCTTCGACCTGCACCGCCACCCAGTGGCCGGCGCGCTGTTTGACCAGGTTGAGCAGCAGATCGATCTTCTCGCGGTCGCCGGCTTCGGCGCGGATGTAGGCGAAGTGCTCGGCCGCCTTGCGGGTATAGGCCTGGTTGATGGTGTGCCAGCACGCCAGGTTGCCGTATTGCGTGGACGGCACGTCCTTGCCGCTGCGCAGCTGGCTGCCCAGCCCCAGCATCGGCATCACGTGGGCCAGGCTGAGCTGCTTGTCGAAGTCCACCCCGCCGATGTGCACGCCGCCATACGCCAGGATGTCCTCGCGGCGGTCGGCCTTGGCGGCGCGGCCGGGTCCCAGGCGGATCAACGAAAAGTCGGAGGTGCCGCCACCGATGTCGATGACCAGCACCAGCTCTTCGCGGTCGATCTGCGATTCATAGTCGAATGCGGCCGCCAGCGGTTCGAACTGGAATTCGATATCGGTAAAGCCCACGCTGCGCGCGATCTCGCCCAGCGTGTCCTGGGCGGTCTGGTCGGCGGCGGGGTTGTCGTCCACGAAGAACACCGGCCGGCCCAGCACGGCGCGCGTGAAGCCGCGACCCGCCGCGGTTTCGGCGCGGAGCTTGAGTTCGGCGATGAAGCGCGTCAGCAGGACGCGGAACGGAATCGAACGGCCCTGCACTTCGGTCGAGCCATCGATCAGCGAGCTGCCCAGCAGGCTCTTCATCGAGCGCATCAGGCGCCCGTCGTAGCCGGCCAGGTAGTCGGAGATGGCGGCGCGGCCATAGCTGACCTCGGCGTCTTCATCATGGAAGAAAATGGCCGAAGGCAAGGTGGTCTTGCCGTCTTCCAGGGCCAGGAGCGCGCGCTGATCGGGGCGGCTCCAGCCCACGGTGGAATTGGACGTGCCGAAGTCGACGCCGCATGCGGTGGAAATCATGAGGAATTCTGGGGCTGAAAGCAAAACGGCGCACAAGTGTAGCCGCAACCGCCAGAATCGCCATATCAGCCCGCGCGCGCCAGCGCCCTGGCCGTGAACGCCAGCGTCGCGGCGGCCACCAGCAGGCCGCTGGCAAAGCCGCCGGCGTAGCCGACCTGGGCCGCCAGCCCGGTCATGAGCGACGAGGTCAGGATCTCGCCCAGGTCGCGGGCGCTCTGCACCGCGGTCATGTCGGTGCCGGCCTGCTCGCCCCGGCTGGCGAAGCGCATGGCCAGCGTCATCAGGGCCACGGACGCGGCGCCCGCGCCGAACGCGCCCAGCGCCTGCGCCCCCAAGGCCGTGCCGGCCTGCGCCGGCGTCCAGCCCTGGGCCTGCGCCAGCCAGGCCAGCGCCGCCGCGCCCGAGGCGGCCAGGCCCAGCGCCAGCACGGCACGCGCACCCAGCCGGCCGATCAGCCATGCGCCGCCGCCGCAGCCCAGCAGCACCGTCACCACGCCGCCCGCCATGCCGATGCGCCCCACCGCCTCGACCGCCCAGCCCGCATCCACCAGGAACAGCTTGGACAGGCCGTAGCCCGCCACCGCGGTCATGGCCGACAGGAACGCGGCCGCGGCCAGGGCCCAGGCGCCGGGACGCCGCACGAAGGCCGCCAGCGTGGCGCGCTGCCGCGCCGCGGGCGCCGTCAGCGCGGTTTCGCGCCAGGCGGCTGCCAGCAACAGGCTGAACGCCACCACCGCCGCCAACATCAACAGCGCGCCGGTCTGGCCCACATGGCCGGCCAGCACCAGGCAGCCCGGCCCGCCAAAGAAAAAGCCCACCATCGTGCCGCCGACCTGCACAGCGTTGGCGCGCGCCAACGCCTGCCCATGGAAGCGTTCCGCCGTCAGGCCGTCGGTGGCGATGTCCTGCGTCGCGCTGGCCAGCGACGCCAATGCCATCAGCGCCACCACCCAGCCCGCCGCAGCGGCATCGATGCCCAGGAAGGCCAGCGCCAGCAGGCAGGCCAGCACGATGGCCTGCATCGGCAGGATCCAGCTGCGCCGCCGGCCCATGGCGCCGGTCCAGCGGTTGTCCACCACGGGCGCCCACAGGAACTTCAGCACCCACGGCAAGCCAACCAGCGGCAGCCAGGCCAGCGCGTGCAGGTCCGCGCCATCGCGGCGCAGCAGCGTGGGCAAAGCCTCCATGGCCACGCCCAGCGGTATGCCCTGGGAGAAATACAGGGCGCCTATCATCACGAACATGCGTCCGTCTGCATTGCGATTCACTTCAGATTTCCTTCAACGAGGGGCTGCGGGATTGGGGCTCATCCGCGTGGCGGTGTTCACTACCCTGCCCCGGCGTCACGAACAGGATCTTGCCGGGACAGGCCACGTGCAGCCGGTGCCACACGCCGCGCGGCACGATGGCGCTGCGGCGCGTATCCAGCAGCAGGTCGGTCTGGGCGCCGTCCTCGGCCATCAGGGTGACCACCACGCGCCCTTCCAGCACGCAGAGCATTTCGTCGCCGGCAGGGTGGCGTTCCCACACATCGCCATGCACGTCGGCGTCGCTGGCCACGGCCTTGATGCCGACCAGCCATTCGTCCTGCGGCGCGAGCCGGCGCAGCCGGCCCACGTCGCGCATGGCGCCGTCGCGGCCCAGCGCCACGAAATGGTCCAGCCAGTCGAACACGGGCCCGGTGTCGGGTGCATTCATCGATCTCTCCTTCTCGTTGGCGGCGGACGTCCGCGAACGGCGCCCGCCGCGGGTCATCAGTATTCGGCGCGCAAGGTCAGCATGACGTTGCGGGGCTCGCCGTAGCGGTTGTTCCAGGCGGTGCCCGACAGGCTCTGGTAGTAGCCGCGGTCGAACAGGTTGTTGACGTTGAGCGACGCGGTCACGTGCTTGTCCACGCGGTAGGCCATGCGCAGATCCACCAGTGCGTAGCCGCCCTGGCGCAGCGTGACGGGGCCGGACACCGTGGAGTAACCCGACTGCACCTGCAGGCCGCCGCCCACGCTCAGGCGCCGCTCCAGCCCGGGCAAGGCATAGTTCGTCCACAGCCGGAAGATGTGCTTGGGCGTGAAGCGCGCGAAAGGCTGTCCGCCGGACTCCGAGTCCGTCAGGTACTTGCTGGTGTTGAAGGTGTAGCCCGCCGCCACCGTCCAGTAGGGCGTGATGCTGCCGGAGGCTTCGGCCTCGATGCCGCGGCTGCGGACTTCCCCGCCCGAGATGTAGTAGCAGTTGCGGCCCACGCAAGGCCAGGCCGGGTCTTCCTGCGCGCGGTTCTTCTGCTGGATCTGGAACACGGCCAGCGACACGTTCAAGGCGCCGTCGGCCAGTTCGCCCTTGACGCCGGCCTCGTAGTTGGTGCCGGTGATGGGATCCAGCGGCTGGCCATCGCGGGTCAGCTCGCCCTGCGGCTGGAACACCTGCGCATAGCTGCCATAAAGCGACCACTGGCGGCCCAGGTCCACGATCAGTCCGCCATACGGCGTGAACTCCGGATCGATGCGCTGCCGCGCGCGCGGCGCGCTCTGGTTCCACCAGCTCATGCGTCCGCCCAGCACCAGGGTCACCGGATCGGCCAGCGAAAAGCGGCCCATGCCGTAGACGCCTTGCTGCTTCAGCCGGGTTTCGCCGGGCGAGGTGTACGGTCCCACGCCCGGCTCGGGCACGCTGTGCGGATCCCAGTCGAACACATTGACCGGCACGTTCGGATAAGGCGTCAGGTCCGCGCTGTACTGCTCGGACGTGGTGCGTTGGGCATTGCCGCCCAGCAACAGTTCATGGCGCCGGCCGAACAGTTGCACCGGGCCGCCGACATAGGCGTCCACGCTGGCCTGGGTGTTGTCGAACTTGTAGGCGGCGCCCATCAGGGATGAACCCAGCCCGGTCTGGCGGTCTATCGCGCCATAGGCGCCGGCGTACTTCAGGTTGCTGTCGGCGGTCAGGTAATTGGCGCTGACCTTGGCGCTCCAGCCCTGGCCGAAGCGATGCTCCAGGTCCGCGAACACGCGCGTCGTATTCCAGTTGAAACGGTCCCAGGCCGCGTCCAGGTAGGTCGAGCGCTTCAGGCCGATATCGCCGCCGTCCTTGTACAGCGGCACGCCGGCCATGTTGGTGGTGGAGCGGATGCGCTGATATTGCAGGCCGGCCGACAGCACGGTGTCCCGCCCCAGGTCCACTTCGCCGATGCCGTAGAACAGCGCCGACTTCTGGTCCGCCACGTCGTAGAAGTAGCCGCGGTCCTCCACGGCGCTGACGATGCGGCCGCGCACGCTGCCGCTGTCGTTCAGCGGACCGCCCAGGTCGGCTTCGGCGCGGTAGCGGTCCCAACTGCCGGCGCTGAGCGAGCCGTTGAAGGACAGCTCGCGCTGCGGCCGCTTGCGCACCAGGTTGACCGTGGCGGCGGGGTTGCCGGCGCCGTGCATCAGGCCGTTGGCGCCGCGCAGGATCTCCACGCGCTCGTATACCGCCATGTCCTGCGGCGACGCGGCCATGTTGCCCATCAGCACCGGCACCCCGTCCTGCTCGAACGAATCCACCTTGAAGCCGCGCGCGTAATACGCGGTGGTCAGCAGTTGATAGGGCTGCACCGTGATGCCGGTGGCGTGCTGCATCACCTCGTCCAGGCTTTGCAGGTTCTGCTCGCGCATCCGCTCCTGCCCGATCACCGTCACCGACTGTGGAATCTCGCGCAGCGTCAGCGGCAGTTTGCCCAGGGTCGCCGTGTCCTGCGCCACGCCCTCGCCGCTGACCGTCACTGCCGGCAGCGACGCGGCCTCCTGCGCCAGCGCCGGCCCCGCAGCCACCGCCAGCCACAGAGGCCAATGGCGCACACTCGACGCGTTCCTGCGCGGCGCCCCCGCGCCCGTTTTCACCTGTTTTCGCACTGCCTGTCCTCTTAGAACTTTATTGAGAATAATTCTCAAGTAATTCTAAAAACGAGGGCGGCCGCGTGCTGGCGATTGCGGAAGTCTTGCTGGCGATTGCGGAAGTTTCGGCGCTTCAGCGGCCGGGCGCGACGCTGCTGGGCAGCACGCCGTAGCGGCGCAGGAATGCCTTGGTGAAGTGCGAATCGGTGTAGCCGCAGGCATAGGCCGCCTCGGATACCGTATAGGCGCCTTCGGCCAGCAGGACGTGGGCCTGCTCCATGCGCCTCTCGCGCACATAGGCGTAGACGCTCTGGCCGAACAGCTTGCGAAAGCCGGTGGTGAGCTTGTTGACGTTGACGCCTGCGCGCCGCGCCAGTTCAGGCAAGGACGGCGGATCCTGCAGGTTCGCGGCGACCAGGTCGCGCGCATGATGCAGGCGTTCCACGTCCGCCCGCGTAAGGCCGCGCGCATGCGCATCCAGCTCCGCAGGTTGCAGCGCGCCCAAGGCGAGCGCGGTCAGTTCCAACGCCTTGGCCGACAGGTACATGCGCTTGAGCGCGCCCTGCACCGGGCAGGCCAGCATCTGATGGCCTAGGGCCTCCAGCTTGCGGTCCGCCCGCATATTGGTTTCGGCGTAAGCGCCGTCGGCCCCCGGCGCGCGCAACAGGGCAGCCAATTGGGCCGGGTCCATGCAGAAGGCGTCGCGCAGATGATCCAGGCCCGTGCGCAAGGACACGAAGCGCAAGGACTGGTGGGCGCCGAATTCATGCTCCATGCCCATCGCGTCCTGGCAGACGCTCAGGTGCAAGGCGGGGCCGCTCACGCGGGTAGGCGCCGTGCCGCGCACGCTATAGCGCAGATCCCCATCCAGCACGAGCACCAGCTTCAGTCCAGGATCCAGGCGCTCCTGCACCCGCTCGTCGCGGCCAAAGCGCAGCGTGCCGCCGGCCAGCGACATGGCGGGCGTGGCGGCCGACAGGGTCCAATCAGGTTCGGGTGAGGCGACGGTCAAAGTAGCGGCTCCGCGGCGAGCAGCGCTGTTGATGAGATTGAATATTATTACCGTTTGACCCGAACGGAAAGCCGCCCGCCTGGCGGGCAGCGCGATTTATTGTTGCCGGCGCTGCTCCAGCTCCTTCAGACACTGCGCCACGCCGGCCTGCATCTGCGCATTCG encodes:
- a CDS encoding LysR substrate-binding domain-containing protein, producing the protein MATAITYDRLSGIEVFVQAVEAGSFALAAERLNLTRSAVGKSIARLEARLGARLFHRTTRQQSLTDDGQAYYDRCVRALAELQTAEAELDSGRREPQGRLRVSAPLVFGRHCVAPVLRELALQHPQLQIEISFNDRVVDLIEEGYDLGIRVGELPDSASLAARRLGMQTMGIGASPAYIQAHGRPTTVDELTQHSCIAYTHNGIERGWTVKGADDQVMQLRLRPCLRLDDLQAIADAAIAGAGLAWLPCWMLTHYVRTGELDVLMHGDRLAAQEVHAVWPQARYLPSKTRAAIDALAARVPAMLAA
- a CDS encoding Hsp70 family protein; amino-acid sequence: MISTACGVDFGTSNSTVGWSRPDQRALLALEDGKTTLPSAIFFHDEDAEVSYGRAAISDYLAGYDGRLMRSMKSLLGSSLIDGSTEVQGRSIPFRVLLTRFIAELKLRAETAAGRGFTRAVLGRPVFFVDDNPAADQTAQDTLGEIARSVGFTDIEFQFEPLAAAFDYESQIDREELVLVIDIGGGTSDFSLIRLGPGRAAKADRREDILAYGGVHIGGVDFDKQLSLAHVMPMLGLGSQLRSGKDVPSTQYGNLACWHTINQAYTRKAAEHFAYIRAEAGDREKIDLLLNLVKQRAGHWVAVQVEEAKIALSETPAARIDLSRIAPELGVDVTRPSFDACVGRLIEKVEATVGALLRDAGVSTSDVDTVFFTGGSSRVPRLRESVSALVPDARSVEGDLFGSIGAGLALDARRKFG
- a CDS encoding RhtX/FptX family siderophore transporter, giving the protein MFVMIGALYFSQGIPLGVAMEALPTLLRRDGADLHALAWLPLVGLPWVLKFLWAPVVDNRWTGAMGRRRSWILPMQAIVLACLLALAFLGIDAAAAGWVVALMALASLASATQDIATDGLTAERFHGQALARANAVQVGGTMVGFFFGGPGCLVLAGHVGQTGALLMLAAVVAFSLLLAAAWRETALTAPAARQRATLAAFVRRPGAWALAAAAFLSAMTAVAGYGLSKLFLVDAGWAVEAVGRIGMAGGVVTVLLGCGGGAWLIGRLGARAVLALGLAASGAAALAWLAQAQGWTPAQAGTALGAQALGAFGAGAASVALMTLAMRFASRGEQAGTDMTAVQSARDLGEILTSSLMTGLAAQVGYAGGFASGLLVAAATLAFTARALARAG
- a CDS encoding cupin domain-containing protein, whose amino-acid sequence is MNAPDTGPVFDWLDHFVALGRDGAMRDVGRLRRLAPQDEWLVGIKAVASDADVHGDVWERHPAGDEMLCVLEGRVVVTLMAEDGAQTDLLLDTRRSAIVPRGVWHRLHVACPGKILFVTPGQGSEHRHADEPQSRSPSLKEI
- a CDS encoding TonB-dependent siderophore receptor, with product MRHWPLWLAVAAGPALAQEAASLPAVTVSGEGVAQDTATLGKLPLTLREIPQSVTVIGQERMREQNLQSLDEVMQHATGITVQPYQLLTTAYYARGFKVDSFEQDGVPVLMGNMAASPQDMAVYERVEILRGANGLMHGAGNPAATVNLVRKRPQRELSFNGSLSAGSWDRYRAEADLGGPLNDSGSVRGRIVSAVEDRGYFYDVADQKSALFYGIGEVDLGRDTVLSAGLQYQRIRSTTNMAGVPLYKDGGDIGLKRSTYLDAAWDRFNWNTTRVFADLEHRFGQGWSAKVSANYLTADSNLKYAGAYGAIDRQTGLGSSLMGAAYKFDNTQASVDAYVGGPVQLFGRRHELLLGGNAQRTTSEQYSADLTPYPNVPVNVFDWDPHSVPEPGVGPYTSPGETRLKQQGVYGMGRFSLADPVTLVLGGRMSWWNQSAPRARQRIDPEFTPYGGLIVDLGRQWSLYGSYAQVFQPQGELTRDGQPLDPITGTNYEAGVKGELADGALNVSLAVFQIQQKNRAQEDPAWPCVGRNCYYISGGEVRSRGIEAEASGSITPYWTVAAGYTFNTSKYLTDSESGGQPFARFTPKHIFRLWTNYALPGLERRLSVGGGLQVQSGYSTVSGPVTLRQGGYALVDLRMAYRVDKHVTASLNVNNLFDRGYYQSLSGTAWNNRYGEPRNVMLTLRAEY
- a CDS encoding helix-turn-helix transcriptional regulator codes for the protein MTVASPEPDWTLSAATPAMSLAGGTLRFGRDERVQERLDPGLKLVLVLDGDLRYSVRGTAPTRVSGPALHLSVCQDAMGMEHEFGAHQSLRFVSLRTGLDHLRDAFCMDPAQLAALLRAPGADGAYAETNMRADRKLEALGHQMLACPVQGALKRMYLSAKALELTALALGALQPAELDAHARGLTRADVERLHHARDLVAANLQDPPSLPELARRAGVNVNKLTTGFRKLFGQSVYAYVRERRMEQAHVLLAEGAYTVSEAAYACGYTDSHFTKAFLRRYGVLPSSVAPGR